A genomic region of Thermus hydrothermalis contains the following coding sequences:
- a CDS encoding ATP-binding cassette domain-containing protein produces the protein MRPVLWAKGLFHRHGTFCLEVEDLKVYPGEILAVLGPSGSGKTTLLRLLAGLFQPERGRVEGGRAAYLPQAPPLLRRSVLENAAFGLRLQGVAKREAWERARRLLARVGLAEKARQPAHLLSGGEAVRLALARTLLVEPEILLLDEPTASLDPANVAQVEALLAEAALEGRAVVLATHDLFQAKRLAKRVVFLYLGQVVEEGEAKAFFQNPKDPRTQAFLQGRLLP, from the coding sequence ATGAGGCCAGTGCTTTGGGCCAAGGGGCTTTTCCACCGCCACGGGACGTTTTGCCTGGAGGTGGAAGACCTTAAGGTCTACCCCGGGGAGATCCTGGCGGTCCTAGGCCCGTCGGGTAGCGGCAAGACCACCCTGCTCCGCCTTCTTGCGGGCCTCTTCCAACCCGAGCGAGGCCGGGTGGAGGGGGGGCGTGCCGCCTACCTGCCCCAGGCCCCGCCCCTCTTGCGGAGGAGCGTTTTGGAAAACGCCGCCTTTGGCCTCCGCCTCCAGGGCGTGGCCAAGCGGGAGGCCTGGGAGCGGGCGCGAAGGTTGTTAGCGCGGGTGGGCTTGGCGGAAAAGGCGCGCCAGCCCGCCCACCTCCTCTCGGGCGGGGAAGCGGTGCGCTTAGCCCTGGCCCGCACCCTTTTGGTGGAGCCCGAGATCCTCCTTCTGGACGAACCCACCGCCAGCCTGGACCCGGCCAACGTCGCCCAGGTGGAAGCCCTCCTCGCCGAGGCGGCGCTGGAGGGGCGGGCAGTGGTCCTCGCCACCCACGACCTCTTCCAGGCTAAACGGCTGGCAAAGCGGGTGGTCTTCCTCTACCTGGGCCAGGTGGTGGAGGAAGGGGAGGCCAAGGCCTTCTTCCAAAACCCCAAGGACCCTAGGACCCAAGCCTTTTTGCAAGGCCGCCTCCTCCCCTAA
- a CDS encoding ABC transporter permease: MEAAELWEIAWRSLWVAGVATLLAALPAVPLGLWLALRGGGGAWGRMLLYAGMALPPVVVGLFLYLLLSRSGPLGFLGLLYTPYAMVLAEAILAFPLIAAFVLSGARARVEEVRLLVRSLGGTEAQVFPTLFWESRRTLAAALAAGFGGAISEVGAATLVGGDIRHHTRVLTTAIVVETRKGELEAALALGMVLMGIALLVTGLLVILERE, encoded by the coding sequence GTGGAAGCCGCTGAGCTTTGGGAGATCGCCTGGCGGAGCCTCTGGGTGGCGGGGGTGGCCACGCTCCTTGCGGCGCTCCCCGCCGTCCCCCTGGGGCTTTGGCTGGCCCTCCGGGGCGGGGGCGGGGCCTGGGGACGGATGCTCCTCTATGCGGGCATGGCCCTGCCCCCTGTGGTGGTGGGGCTTTTCCTCTACCTCCTCCTATCCCGCTCCGGGCCCTTGGGCTTCCTCGGCCTCCTCTACACCCCCTACGCCATGGTCCTGGCGGAGGCCATCCTGGCCTTCCCCCTCATCGCCGCCTTTGTCCTTTCCGGGGCCCGGGCCCGGGTGGAGGAGGTGCGCCTTTTGGTGCGGAGCCTGGGCGGCACGGAGGCCCAGGTCTTCCCCACCCTCTTTTGGGAAAGCCGCCGCACCCTGGCCGCTGCCCTGGCCGCGGGCTTTGGCGGAGCCATCAGCGAGGTGGGGGCGGCCACCCTGGTGGGTGGGGACATCCGCCACCACACCCGGGTTCTCACCACCGCCATTGTGGTGGAAACCCGCAAAGGGGAGTTGGAGGCGGCGTTGGCCTTGGGGATGGTCCTTATGGGCATTGCCCTCTTGGTCACCGGGCTTCTCGTTATCCTGGAGCGGGAATGA
- a CDS encoding tRNA (cytidine(34)-2'-O)-methyltransferase — MVHLVLYQPEIPQNVGNIARTAAALGWPLHLIRPLGFLLSSSKLRRAGLDYWPYVDLRVHEDWAAFLASLPPSARVWAFSARAETSLYQARFQEGDYLLFGPETRGLPEAVLAQFPSLQIPMPGPVRSLNLAVAVGVAASEAYRQLQSP; from the coding sequence ATGGTCCACCTGGTCCTTTACCAGCCGGAAATCCCCCAGAACGTGGGGAACATCGCCCGCACCGCCGCTGCCTTGGGGTGGCCCTTGCACCTCATCCGCCCCTTGGGCTTTCTCCTTTCCAGTTCCAAGCTCAGGCGGGCGGGGCTGGACTACTGGCCCTACGTGGACCTGAGGGTCCACGAAGACTGGGCAGCCTTCCTCGCCTCCCTCCCCCCTTCCGCCCGGGTGTGGGCCTTTAGCGCCCGTGCCGAGACGAGCCTATACCAAGCCCGTTTCCAAGAGGGGGACTACCTCCTCTTCGGGCCCGAGACCCGGGGACTTCCGGAGGCGGTCCTGGCCCAGTTTCCCTCCCTCCAAATCCCCATGCCGGGGCCGGTGCGCTCCCTGAACCTGGCGGTGGCCGTGGGGGTGGCGGCCTCCGAGGCCTACCGCCAGCTCCAGAGCCCTTAG
- a CDS encoding substrate-binding domain-containing protein, with protein MRLGAFLLPFFVLAVALRLATTTSVYDSGLLDQLLPPFQKATGIQVEVLAVGTGQALTLAARGDVDAVLVHAPDLEAEAVRQGHLAEGFCLAQNRFLLVGPPEDPARVREAPTVLEALRQIAKTQAPFVSRGDRSGTHVKELALWKEAGVTPTPPWYLESGAGMGQTLVLAAEKGAYTLSDLATYLTVGKKRGLVALYERGDPLLINQYSYYVALKGKNPEEARRLRAFLASEEAARLTAGLKVEGQSLFQPLRGRCILPPGGSR; from the coding sequence ATGCGACTTGGAGCCTTTCTCCTCCCCTTTTTTGTCCTGGCGGTGGCCCTGCGCCTGGCCACCACCACCAGCGTCTACGATTCCGGGCTTTTGGACCAGCTTCTTCCCCCCTTCCAGAAGGCCACGGGGATCCAGGTGGAGGTCTTGGCGGTGGGCACGGGCCAAGCCCTGACCTTAGCGGCCCGCGGGGACGTGGATGCCGTCTTGGTCCACGCCCCGGACCTCGAGGCGGAGGCGGTGCGGCAAGGCCACCTGGCCGAAGGGTTCTGCCTAGCGCAAAACCGTTTCCTCCTGGTGGGGCCACCGGAAGACCCCGCCCGGGTGCGGGAAGCCCCCACCGTCCTGGAGGCCCTGCGGCAGATCGCCAAGACCCAAGCCCCCTTCGTCTCCCGGGGGGACCGCTCGGGCACCCACGTCAAGGAACTCGCCCTCTGGAAGGAGGCAGGCGTCACCCCGACCCCCCCCTGGTACCTGGAGTCGGGGGCGGGCATGGGCCAGACCTTGGTCCTGGCGGCGGAAAAAGGAGCCTACACCCTCTCCGATTTGGCCACCTACCTCACCGTGGGGAAAAAGAGGGGCCTGGTTGCCCTTTACGAACGGGGCGACCCTCTACTTATCAACCAGTACAGCTATTATGTGGCCCTCAAGGGGAAAAACCCTGAGGAGGCCAGGCGGCTTCGGGCCTTCTTGGCCTCCGAGGAGGCGGCCCGGCTCACCGCAGGCCTAAAGGTGGAGGGGCAAAGCCTTTTCCAGCCCCTCCGGGGGCGGTGTATCCTTCCTCCAGGTGGAAGCCGCTGA
- a CDS encoding DUF309 domain-containing protein yields the protein MLEKALALWREGRYFEVHEVLEAAWLRAEGEERRFLQGLILLAAALHQGAMGKSGQRNLKKAEARLKGLPNPYRGVDWAALLAEARRRLGA from the coding sequence GTGTTGGAGAAGGCCTTGGCCCTCTGGCGGGAGGGGCGCTACTTTGAGGTGCACGAGGTCTTGGAGGCGGCCTGGCTTCGGGCGGAAGGGGAGGAGCGGCGCTTCCTCCAAGGGCTTATCCTCCTCGCCGCCGCCCTGCACCAAGGGGCCATGGGGAAAAGTGGCCAGAGAAACCTCAAGAAGGCAGAAGCCCGGCTAAAGGGCCTGCCAAACCCCTATAGGGGCGTGGACTGGGCGGCGCTTTTGGCCGAGGCCCGGCGTAGACTTGGGGCGTGA
- a CDS encoding MFS transporter encodes MSALGLLFLTLFNSVLGLSLLFPILGPLGRELGLSEVQVGLFSTGYALMQFLLAPYWGRRSERGRKPVLLLGILGFALSFLLFGLFALLGQKGLLPPSLLFPLLLLARLLGGAFSSATLPTAQAYAADVTGRENRTAGMALLGAAFGLAVILGPALGAGLAALFGLLAPVFFASAIALLNALFVALTLPESRPQGAKAEGRLSPFDPRVFPLLLLGLALNLSGVALEQTIAFLFQDRLGLSGVETARKVGMALVLYGLVAVFIQGFLVRKLSWPPKTLLLLGLPVGMLGFSLLALAHTFPLLALGLALQGAGAALAGPGITAALSLAVGEGEQGLVAGLNSAAQALGRMLGPLLGTGLYRLMPEAPYLLGAGLLGLSLLLLPALFRRVRL; translated from the coding sequence ATGTCTGCCCTCGGCCTCCTCTTCCTCACCCTCTTCAACAGCGTCCTGGGGCTTTCCCTCCTCTTCCCCATCCTGGGGCCTTTGGGGAGGGAGCTCGGCCTGAGCGAGGTCCAGGTGGGCCTCTTCTCCACGGGCTACGCCCTCATGCAGTTCCTCCTCGCCCCCTACTGGGGCAGACGGAGCGAAAGGGGCAGGAAGCCCGTGCTCCTCCTGGGCATCCTGGGCTTTGCCCTAAGCTTCCTCCTCTTTGGCCTTTTTGCCCTCTTGGGGCAGAAGGGCCTCCTTCCCCCAAGCCTCCTTTTCCCCCTCCTCCTCCTCGCCCGGCTCTTGGGCGGGGCCTTCAGTTCCGCCACCCTGCCCACGGCCCAGGCCTACGCGGCGGACGTCACGGGCAGGGAAAACCGCACCGCCGGCATGGCCCTTCTGGGGGCAGCTTTTGGCCTGGCGGTTATTCTGGGCCCGGCGTTAGGGGCAGGGCTTGCGGCCCTTTTTGGGCTATTGGCCCCGGTCTTCTTCGCCAGCGCCATCGCCCTTTTGAACGCCCTCTTTGTGGCCCTCACCCTCCCCGAGTCCCGGCCCCAAGGGGCGAAAGCGGAGGGGCGCCTCTCCCCCTTTGACCCCCGGGTCTTCCCCCTCCTCCTCCTGGGCCTGGCCTTGAACCTATCGGGCGTGGCCTTGGAGCAGACCATCGCCTTCCTCTTCCAAGACCGCCTGGGCCTGAGCGGGGTGGAAACCGCCCGCAAGGTGGGGATGGCCCTGGTGCTCTATGGACTCGTGGCGGTCTTCATCCAGGGGTTTTTGGTGCGGAAGCTTTCCTGGCCCCCCAAAACCCTCCTCCTCCTGGGGCTTCCCGTGGGGATGTTGGGGTTTTCCCTGCTCGCATTGGCCCACACCTTTCCCCTCCTCGCCCTAGGCCTCGCCCTCCAGGGAGCGGGGGCGGCCCTGGCGGGCCCCGGGATCACGGCAGCCCTTTCCCTGGCGGTGGGGGAGGGGGAGCAGGGGCTCGTGGCGGGGCTCAATAGCGCCGCCCAAGCCCTGGGGCGGATGCTTGGACCCCTTTTGGGCACGGGGCTTTACCGGCTCATGCCCGAGGCCCCGTACCTGCTTGGGGCCGGGCTTTTGGGGCTTTCCCTCCTTCTCCTCCCCGCCCTCTTCCGGCGGGTGCGGCTCTGA
- a CDS encoding asparaginase, with protein MNAWVYAYRGELVENRHRASLVVFGREGVLAYAGEPDLWAYLRSSAKPFQALALYLTGAVERFGLGEEEVALATASHDGTEAHVAVATRFLARLGLGPEHLVCGVHPPFSKEARKALEARGLSPTPLHHNCSGKHAGMLAASLALGAPTEGYHLPDHPVQRLNRETLRALSGAEPRHATDGCSVPTFALPLSRAARAFYLLAAPEEAPAPYQEPLRRVREAMRRHPMLVAGPGSIDTLLMERLPVVAKRGADGYYGLALLESPKGPLGIALKVEDGSGQAREVLVVALLRRLGLDPGPTPWDRPEITNHRGLVVGRLEARLALTWL; from the coding sequence GTGAACGCTTGGGTTTACGCCTACCGCGGCGAGCTCGTGGAAAACCGGCACCGGGCTTCCCTGGTGGTCTTTGGCCGGGAAGGGGTTTTGGCCTACGCCGGGGAGCCGGACCTTTGGGCCTACCTGCGCTCCTCCGCCAAGCCCTTCCAGGCCTTGGCCCTTTACCTCACGGGGGCCGTGGAGCGCTTTGGCCTTGGGGAGGAGGAGGTGGCCTTGGCCACGGCGAGCCACGACGGCACCGAGGCCCACGTGGCGGTGGCCACCCGCTTTCTCGCTAGGCTCGGCCTGGGCCCTGAGCACCTGGTCTGCGGGGTCCACCCCCCCTTTTCCAAGGAGGCCCGGAAGGCCCTGGAGGCGCGGGGGCTTTCCCCAACCCCCCTCCACCACAACTGCTCGGGCAAGCACGCCGGCATGCTGGCGGCTTCCTTGGCCCTGGGGGCGCCCACGGAGGGCTACCACCTGCCCGACCACCCGGTGCAGCGCCTGAACCGGGAAACCCTCCGGGCGCTTTCGGGTGCCGAGCCCCGCCACGCCACGGACGGCTGCAGCGTTCCCACCTTCGCCCTCCCCCTTTCCCGGGCGGCGCGGGCTTTTTATCTCTTGGCGGCCCCCGAGGAGGCCCCGGCCCCCTACCAGGAGCCCCTCCGAAGGGTGCGGGAGGCCATGCGCCGCCACCCCATGCTGGTGGCGGGGCCTGGGAGCATAGACACCTTGCTCATGGAGAGGCTTCCCGTGGTGGCCAAGCGGGGGGCGGATGGCTACTATGGCCTGGCCCTCTTGGAAAGCCCCAAGGGGCCTTTGGGCATCGCCCTCAAAGTGGAGGACGGCTCGGGCCAGGCCCGGGAGGTGCTGGTGGTAGCCCTCCTTCGCCGCTTGGGCTTAGACCCTGGCCCTACCCCCTGGGACCGGCCCGAGATCACAAACCACCGGGGCCTGGTGGTGGGCCGCCTCGAGGCCCGGTTGGCTTTAACCTGGCTCTAG
- a CDS encoding DUF721 domain-containing protein — protein MPWRLKDLVPEALKKAGGKEKLRRGLVLAAWKEVVGKELAQLTEAVGLEGNTLLVRVADPLTAHQLTYSRLALLRRYEERFPGVVQEIRFLVGPLETPPPPPPKPPENPEAARRALKLAQEAPPELREKVARAALALFSHQRGSPCPICGAPSERHPCPTCRRLLESPAVRKEAERLSRGQAARLEGEALLAARHLARERLLREMRELYPEALRERELIPLLKDLAQRYKGLFPEAPLPESVESLLRHGT, from the coding sequence ATGCCCTGGCGGCTAAAGGACCTGGTGCCCGAGGCCCTGAAGAAGGCGGGGGGCAAGGAAAAGCTCAGGCGGGGGCTGGTGCTGGCCGCCTGGAAGGAGGTGGTGGGGAAGGAGCTCGCCCAGCTCACCGAGGCGGTGGGCCTCGAGGGGAATACCCTCTTGGTGCGGGTGGCGGACCCCCTCACCGCCCACCAGCTCACCTATAGCCGCCTCGCCCTCCTCCGCCGCTACGAGGAGCGCTTCCCCGGGGTGGTCCAGGAGATCCGCTTCCTGGTGGGCCCCTTGGAAACCCCACCCCCCCCTCCCCCCAAGCCCCCGGAAAACCCCGAGGCGGCGCGCCGGGCGCTTAAGCTCGCCCAGGAAGCCCCCCCTGAGCTTCGGGAAAAGGTGGCCCGGGCCGCCCTGGCCCTTTTTTCCCACCAAAGGGGAAGCCCTTGCCCCATCTGCGGCGCCCCAAGCGAGCGCCACCCCTGCCCCACCTGCCGCCGCCTTTTGGAAAGCCCCGCCGTGCGCAAGGAGGCGGAAAGGCTAAGCCGGGGGCAAGCCGCCCGCCTGGAAGGGGAGGCGCTCCTTGCAGCGCGGCACCTGGCCCGGGAGCGCCTTCTCAGAGAGATGCGGGAGCTCTACCCCGAGGCCTTGCGGGAAAGGGAACTGATCCCTTTGCTCAAGGACTTAGCCCAGCGTTACAAGGGCCTTTTTCCCGAAGCCCCCCTGCCCGAAAGCGTAGAAAGCCTACTCCGCCACGGGACGTAA
- the pstC gene encoding phosphate ABC transporter permease subunit PstC, with the protein MEILKQRPSRHPWEVLTFALLLLLSSVTLLTTLGVILSLLGDVAEFFRRVPLREFLFAPEWTPLFANPRYGIAPLILGTFMVTFIALLVAVPLGLALAIYLSEYAESAQRARIKGMLELFEGIPTVVFGYFALLFVTPLLQKVIPGLNIFNPLSAGLVMGFAIIPYISNVAADAMESVPRSIREAAYALGARPYEVALKVVFPAAISGIIAAIILATSRAIGETMIVAIAAGQRPALTLDPRETIATMTSYIVQAATGDQPTGSTAYYALFAVGFTLFALTLLLNILAQWIVERYRERYE; encoded by the coding sequence ATGGAGATCCTGAAGCAAAGGCCCTCGAGGCACCCTTGGGAGGTGCTCACCTTCGCCCTGCTCCTCCTCCTCTCCTCCGTGACCCTCCTCACCACCCTAGGGGTCATCCTGAGCCTCCTCGGCGACGTGGCGGAGTTCTTCCGCCGGGTGCCCCTTAGGGAGTTCCTCTTCGCCCCCGAGTGGACCCCCCTTTTCGCCAATCCCCGCTACGGCATCGCCCCCCTGATCCTGGGAACCTTCATGGTCACCTTTATCGCCCTCTTGGTGGCGGTGCCTTTGGGGCTGGCCCTCGCCATCTACCTCTCCGAGTATGCGGAAAGCGCCCAGCGGGCCCGCATCAAGGGGATGCTGGAGCTCTTTGAGGGCATCCCCACCGTGGTCTTCGGTTACTTCGCCCTCCTCTTCGTGACCCCCCTCCTTCAAAAGGTGATCCCGGGCCTCAACATCTTCAACCCCCTCTCCGCCGGCCTCGTCATGGGTTTCGCCATCATCCCCTACATCTCCAACGTAGCCGCCGACGCCATGGAGTCCGTACCCCGCTCTATCCGGGAAGCGGCCTACGCCCTGGGAGCCCGCCCCTACGAGGTGGCCCTGAAAGTGGTCTTCCCCGCCGCCATCTCCGGCATCATCGCCGCCATCATTCTGGCCACAAGCCGGGCCATTGGGGAAACCATGATCGTGGCCATCGCCGCCGGGCAACGCCCCGCCCTTACCCTAGACCCCCGGGAGACCATCGCCACCATGACCAGCTACATCGTCCAGGCAGCCACGGGGGACCAGCCCACGGGCTCCACCGCCTACTACGCCCTCTTCGCCGTGGGCTTCACCCTCTTTGCCCTCACGCTCCTCCTGAACATCCTGGCCCAGTGGATCGTGGAGCGCTACCGGGAGCGGTATGAATAG
- the pstB gene encoding phosphate ABC transporter ATP-binding protein PstB, translating into MVSLEMLKDHETVRTAPVSEAEALVDVRHLNLWYGPKQALFNISVRFPKNKVTAIIGPSGCGKSTLLRSLNRMNDLVPGVRVEGEVRYEGVNIYDPRVDPVAVRRHIGMVFQKPNPFPKTIFENVAFGLRLMGVKGSELEDRVVEALKRAALWNEVQDRFKKESGLRLSGGQQQRLCIARAIAVEPPLLLMDEPTSALDPIATQAIEDLILELKERYTVVIVTHNMQQAARVSDRTLFMHLGVLVEEGPTDLVFTKPKHPYTEAYITGRFG; encoded by the coding sequence ATGGTGAGCCTGGAAATGCTCAAAGACCACGAGACGGTGCGCACAGCCCCCGTTTCCGAGGCCGAGGCCTTGGTGGACGTGCGCCACCTCAACCTCTGGTACGGCCCCAAGCAGGCCCTTTTCAACATCTCCGTGCGCTTCCCCAAAAACAAGGTCACCGCCATCATCGGCCCCTCGGGGTGCGGCAAGAGCACCCTCCTGCGCTCCCTCAACCGCATGAACGACCTGGTGCCGGGGGTGCGGGTGGAAGGGGAGGTGCGCTACGAAGGGGTGAACATCTACGACCCCCGGGTGGACCCGGTGGCGGTGCGGCGCCACATCGGCATGGTCTTCCAAAAGCCCAACCCCTTCCCCAAGACCATCTTTGAGAACGTGGCCTTCGGCCTAAGGCTCATGGGGGTCAAGGGGAGCGAGCTGGAGGACCGGGTGGTGGAGGCCCTGAAGCGGGCCGCCCTTTGGAACGAAGTGCAAGACCGCTTTAAGAAGGAGAGCGGGCTCAGGCTTTCCGGCGGGCAGCAACAGCGGCTTTGCATCGCCCGGGCCATCGCCGTGGAACCCCCCCTCCTCCTCATGGACGAACCCACCAGCGCCCTGGACCCCATCGCCACCCAGGCCATTGAGGACCTCATCCTGGAGCTAAAGGAGCGCTACACCGTGGTCATCGTCACCCACAACATGCAGCAGGCGGCCCGGGTTTCCGACCGCACCCTCTTCATGCACCTCGGGGTTCTCGTGGAGGAAGGCCCCACGGACCTCGTCTTCACCAAACCCAAGCACCCCTACACCGAGGCCTACATCACGGGCCGCTTCGGCTAA
- the pstA gene encoding phosphate ABC transporter permease PstA, producing MNRTHTPDAFGVDPWKTRIDRVFARALVLPLLLALGLLALLLGDTLYRSFSVQVVRADEGPGKTYPFGLSAQEILRQDLLARGYTEEEVAFALEDPKERQVLFLQNRVELMWNTQDGPFRYVVTGVYDERVADFSLAEGLRRWNELKANLQEGERLVLNPWLDQTFLTRPPSRSPLTAGIGVAIWGTVWVLSLALLIAIPVGIGTAILLEEYLKEGRLSRLLEVNLRNLAGVPSIVYGLLGLALFVRGMGLGPTILAASMTLGLLGIPVIVVTAREALRAVPESLRLAAFALGATRRQVVFRVVVPAALPGMVTGVILSAARLIGEAAPLLLVGAAAYVPFLPSGPLSQYTVIPVQIYLWISQNQPEFARVAAAGILVMLLVLSVLYFLALYLRNRFRREW from the coding sequence ATGAATAGGACCCACACTCCCGATGCTTTCGGCGTAGACCCTTGGAAGACCCGCATTGACCGGGTCTTCGCCCGAGCCTTGGTCCTGCCCCTCCTTCTGGCCCTAGGCCTCCTCGCCCTCCTCCTGGGGGACACCCTGTACCGGAGCTTCTCCGTCCAGGTGGTGCGGGCGGACGAGGGGCCCGGGAAGACCTATCCCTTCGGCCTTTCCGCCCAGGAAATCCTCCGGCAAGACCTCCTCGCCCGGGGCTACACCGAGGAGGAGGTGGCCTTCGCCCTCGAGGACCCCAAGGAACGGCAGGTGCTCTTCCTTCAGAACCGGGTGGAGCTCATGTGGAACACCCAGGACGGGCCCTTCCGTTACGTGGTCACCGGGGTCTACGACGAGCGGGTGGCGGACTTCTCCCTGGCCGAGGGCCTGAGGCGCTGGAACGAGCTCAAGGCCAACCTCCAGGAAGGGGAGCGCCTCGTGCTCAACCCCTGGCTGGACCAGACCTTCCTCACCCGCCCCCCCTCCCGCTCCCCCCTAACGGCGGGCATAGGGGTGGCCATCTGGGGCACGGTCTGGGTCCTCTCCTTAGCCCTCCTCATCGCCATCCCCGTGGGCATCGGCACCGCCATTCTCCTAGAAGAATACCTAAAGGAGGGGAGGCTTTCCCGGCTCCTGGAGGTGAACCTGCGCAACCTGGCGGGAGTGCCCTCCATCGTCTATGGGCTTTTAGGCCTGGCCCTCTTCGTGCGGGGGATGGGGCTTGGACCCACCATCCTCGCCGCCTCCATGACTTTGGGGCTTCTCGGCATCCCCGTCATCGTGGTCACGGCCCGGGAAGCCTTGAGGGCGGTACCGGAGTCCTTGCGCCTGGCGGCCTTCGCCCTGGGGGCCACGAGGCGGCAGGTGGTTTTCCGGGTGGTGGTCCCCGCCGCCCTGCCCGGTATGGTCACCGGGGTCATCCTCTCCGCCGCCCGCCTCATCGGCGAGGCCGCCCCCCTCCTCCTGGTGGGGGCAGCAGCCTACGTGCCCTTCCTCCCCTCAGGGCCCCTTTCCCAGTACACGGTGATCCCGGTACAGATCTACCTCTGGATCAGCCAGAACCAGCCGGAGTTCGCCCGGGTGGCGGCGGCAGGCATCCTGGTCATGCTCCTCGTGCTCTCCGTGCTCTACTTCTTGGCCCTTTACCTCAGGAACCGCTTTAGGAGGGAATGGTGA
- the recF gene encoding DNA replication/repair protein RecF (All proteins in this family for which functions are known are DNA-binding proteins that assist the filamentation of RecA onto DNA for the initiation of recombination or recombinational repair.), whose translation MRLLLFRQKNFRNLAFTAFRPPQGLFAVVGGNAQGKTGLLLGIHLALGGEVRATLGDLVRFGEKEAWLFAEVETELGVFRVEQRLSPEGRAVFLNEKAVSLKALWELPGSVLVSPEDVEVVLGAKEERRSFLDRLIGRFSRRYAALLSAYEKALRQRNALLKTGGEGLEAWDLELARYGEEIMALRRRFLGRFLPIFQAVHRSLAPGEAGLILEETVRGSFLEALAGRREEERERGQTLIGPHRDDLVVLLGGRPAHRFASRGEAKALALALRLAEHRLLWEHHGEAPLLLVDEWSEELDAGRRQAVLAYAQGLPQAILAGLWAPEGIPACTMEGGVVLCPGG comes from the coding sequence ATGCGGCTCCTTCTTTTCCGGCAGAAAAACTTCCGCAACCTGGCCTTCACCGCCTTCCGTCCCCCCCAGGGGCTTTTCGCCGTGGTGGGGGGAAACGCCCAGGGAAAGACGGGGCTTCTCTTAGGCATCCACCTGGCCCTCGGGGGGGAGGTGCGGGCCACCTTGGGCGATCTGGTGCGTTTTGGGGAGAAGGAGGCCTGGCTCTTCGCCGAGGTGGAAACCGAGCTCGGGGTCTTCCGGGTGGAACAGCGCCTCTCCCCTGAGGGAAGGGCGGTATTCCTGAACGAGAAGGCCGTGAGCCTGAAGGCCCTTTGGGAGCTTCCCGGTTCGGTCCTGGTCTCCCCGGAGGACGTGGAGGTGGTCTTGGGGGCCAAGGAGGAGCGGCGGAGCTTCCTAGACCGGCTCATCGGCCGCTTTTCCCGCCGCTACGCCGCCCTCCTCTCCGCCTACGAGAAGGCCTTACGGCAACGGAACGCCCTTTTGAAAACGGGGGGGGAGGGCCTCGAGGCCTGGGACCTGGAGCTCGCCCGTTACGGGGAGGAGATCATGGCCCTCCGCCGCCGCTTCCTCGGGCGCTTTTTGCCCATCTTTCAGGCGGTGCACCGGAGCTTGGCCCCTGGGGAGGCCGGGCTTATCCTGGAGGAGACGGTGCGGGGAAGCTTCCTGGAGGCCCTGGCCGGGCGGCGGGAGGAGGAGCGGGAACGGGGGCAGACCCTTATAGGCCCCCACCGGGACGACCTCGTCGTCCTCCTGGGGGGCCGTCCCGCCCACCGCTTCGCCAGCCGGGGGGAGGCCAAGGCCCTGGCCCTGGCCCTGCGTCTGGCGGAGCACCGCCTTCTTTGGGAACACCATGGGGAGGCGCCCCTCCTCCTGGTGGACGAGTGGAGCGAGGAGCTGGACGCGGGGCGAAGGCAGGCGGTCCTGGCCTACGCCCAGGGGCTTCCCCAGGCGATTTTGGCGGGGCTTTGGGCCCCGGAGGGTATTCCTGCGTGCACCATGGAAGGAGGGGTGGTGCTATGCCCTGGCGGCTAA